Below is a window of Bacteroidales bacterium DNA.
AGGGGAAATTGCAGGTCTCACTGTTAAACGTATTATTAATGAACCTACTGCAGCAGCGCTTGCTTATGGACTCGACAAGAAACACAGAGACATCAAAGTAGCTGTTTATGACCTTGGAGGAGGAACTTTTGATATTTCTATCCTGGAACTTGGAGAAGGCGTTTTTGAAGTTAAATCCACCAATGGGAATACCCATCTGGGTGGTGATGATTTCGATCAACGTATCATTGATTGGCTTGCAGAAGAGTTCAAAAAAGATGAAGGCATTGATCTGAAAAGGGATCCGATGGCATTACAACGTCTGAAAGAAGCCGCTGAAAAAGCAAAAATTGAACTATCAAGCTCCTCTTCTACAGAGATTAATCTACCTTATATTATGCCGGTGGATGGTATCCCCAAGCATTTAGTCAGGACCTTGTCGCGTGCGAAATTCGAACAACTCATTGATGACCTGGTTCGTTCCACTATCGACCCTTGTAAGAATGCTATGCGTGATGCAGGACTTTCACCTTCTGATATCAACGAAGTAATCCTGGTAGGAGGATCAACACGTATTCCGATTATCCAGAAAACAGTAGAGGAATTCTTCGGAAAAGCACCTTCTAAAGGGGTTAATCCTGATGAAGTAGTTGCAGTAGGTGCAGCTATCCAGGGTGGTGTTCTCACCGGTGAAGTAAAAGATGTTCTTTTACTGGATGTTACTCCTCTTTCCCTGGGAATTGAAACTCTGGGAGGAGTAATGACAAAATTGATCGAATCAAATACTACGATCCCAACCCGTAAATCGGAAACCTTCTCAACAGCTTCTGATAGTCAGCCTACTGTTGAAATCCATATCCTTCAGGGAGAAAGGTCGATGGCGACAGGAAACAAAAGCATTGGCCGTTTCCACCTCGATGGTATCCCTCCTGCCCCTCGTGGAGTTCCTCAGATTGAAGTGACCTTCGATATTGATGCAAACGGCATCCTTCATGTTTCAGCAAAAGACAAAGGAACCGGCAAAATGCAGCAAATCAGGATTGAAGCATCTTCAGGACTTACAGAAGCTGAGATTAAAAAGATGAAGGAAGAAGCTGAATTAAACGCTGAGTCCGATCGTAAAATGAAGGAAGAAGTGGATAAATTTAATAGTGCAGATGCCCTCATTTTCCAAACCGAAAAACAATTGAAGGAATTTGGCGAGAAATTACCTGCTGACAAAAAGGCCCCTATTGAGCAAGCTCTTACTGAATTAAAAGAAGCCCATAAAAACAGGGATCTTGCACAAATTGATGCTGCAATGGCCAGTTTAAATACCGCCTGGCAGGCAGCCAGTGAAGAGATGTACAAAGCTACCCAGCAAGCTCCTCCTCCGGGTGCAGAGCAACCTGGTGGAAACCCTGGAAATGAAGAAGCTAAAAAATCTGACCAGGAAGTAACCGATGTTGACTTTGAAGAAGTAAAATAATCTCTGGTGTTTTAGAGCAAAAAGTGGGACGATTGTCCCACTTTTTTTTTCCATTTTATTCACAATTCGTTAATAAATAATTCTGATAAAGGCCATATACAAATTGTCAGAAAATTATATCAAGCAATAGAAAAATTGTATCTTTGTTGGACAATCCAGACCTTGCCCAGTTGGCAAAACAAGAACCAAAATCAATCAAACAATCTATACAATGAAGAAAAAACTTACTCTAACCGTACTAACCTGCCTCTTTCTTTTTTCAGGCACAGTACTATTTGCTCAAGGATTGGAGACTTTTGCCAATTACCCTGAAAACACAAATGCTTATCATGATGGCACATTTCTCGGACTCGATGGTTCTACATGGAGTTACTTCCAAAGCCGTGGTGACTCAATGATTACAGCACCAACTCCCACGCTTGGGAAAAACAGAACACCGACCGCAGAAGTTCGTTCTGGAGCACTTGTGAATGGTGTTGGAACCTTAAGTTTTGATTACCGCCAGGTTTTTTCAACAGATGTTGCGCTTAATGTGCTTGTGAATGATATTCTTATCACCACGGTAACAACGGTAGGCCAACAGGGCATTACATTGAATTCAGGAGCCATAGCCGTGAATGTATCCGGCAGTGTAACCCTGAAATTCATCCAGGCCAGCACTGCTGCCGGACAAGTGGCAATTGATAATATCACCTGGACGGCTTTTGGAGGTGGAACACCTGATCCTGAACCTACCAATTATCCTTCAGCATTTGCTGCATCCGGAGATGGCCTTAAAATAAAAGCTACCTGGACTGATGCAACCGGCGCTCAACTTCCAGCCTCCTATCTTGTCAGGATTTCAACCTCCGACAATATCACCGCTCCTGTAGATGGAACTTATGTAGGTGACGACCTTGATATCAGCGATGGTAGCGGTTCAAAATCTGTTGCCCAGGGAAACCAGCAATACATTTTCGATGGACTGGAAGCTTCAAAAAATTATTTTCTGAAGATCTACCCATTCTCCAATTCAGGTTCTATTGTTGATTATAAAACTGACGGAACTGCACCTTCAGCTAGTGCTCGCACACAGGCAATTCTGCTCAAAACAGATTTTCAGGATGGATTATTAGCCCCATGGACTGAATTTAGTGTTACCGGTGATGAAAAATGGATTACTGATACCATTTCAGGAAATATTTTCATGCGTATGTCAGGATATGTTGGAGGAACCTCCTTCCTGAACCAGGACTGGTTAATCTCACCTTCATTAACCCTTGCTGCCGGCAGTTCCCCAAAACTTGAATTCAAGACAGCGATGAAATTCGGAACAGTAGCTGATAAATTTTATCTGATGGTTTCCACCGATTATTCAACTGGTGATCCCTCAGCTTCTACCTGGACTGATCTCTCCGGACAGGCTACTTTCTCAACAGGTAACTACACATGGGTGTCATCGGGATCAATAAATCTGACAGCCTATGAAGGCGCTAATACCCATATCGCTTTCAAATATGATTGTGGAACTGATAATGTGCCTACATGGGAAGTTGATGATGTATATGTAACTTATAATTCCGGTGTTGGATTTAATGAAACCCCGGAAGCCAATCAGGTTGGAATTTATCCTAACCCTTGTACTACAGGCTTCCAGGCCCGGATAGAAGGAAATGACAGTTATCTTCTCAGGATTTTCAGTACTTCAGGTGCCATATTGCTTGAAAAGAAAATTGAAAAAACTGATTCGTTTGTATCCACCCGACAGTTATCTAATGGTGTATATGTAGTAGAAATGACAAATCTTACTTCTCTGGGTAAAACCACTCAGAAACTGATTGTGAAATAACACCTCAATCAATATTCTAAAAGAGGCTGCTTTTTGGGTGGACATAAGGTTCCGCTTAATTCAAGCAGCCTCTTTTATTTATCCACATACTTTTTCCGACATTTATTTGTTATATTTTTGGAATCCATTCATGATTTCCTTTGCATATGAATAACTTTTGGAAAACCTTGATTTTACTGGTTGCATTGTTACCCATGGTCTCACTGGCGCAATCAGGACAGCCGATCAGAGTAGAAATACCTGTGAGGGCAGGAACTAACCCGTTTAACTATGTTCCTTTCGGAGAAAATGGAATATGTATGTTTTATCCCACAATTAATGATGCGGGAAAAGACAGTATCAGCTGGTCATTTGTAATGCTCGACAGGAACCTTAAGGAAGAATGGAAAAAGCTATTGCCATTGCATGAAGATGTGAACTACCTTAAGGGTTTTAGTCAGAATGGTGTTATTTACCTGCTGTTTCATGATACTCGCAGGAATAAGGAAGGTAATATATATGTTTTCTTCATTATTCCTCCAAAACAAATCATCACTATTCATAAAAGTGACATTCCGGAAAAAGCAGAAGTTGTCGATTTTGAGATCTTTAACGAATTTGCATTAGTAGGATATAATCAAAGAAAAGGCAAACCAGGTTTATTGGGATTCTCACTTATCAATGGTGAAAAACGCAACTTCGACTTCCCTGAAACAGAAAATTCCTTACTGCTGGATATTGCAGTCGATACAATTTACAAGGATATCGCTGCAGTTTATAAGGTTCAACCCAGTTCCACCAGGAACCAGTTAATGGTAAACCTTTACAACGGCTCATCAGCCCTGAGAAGAACGGTTACCTTTGAAAACATCCAGGAAAAAAGGATCTTCAATTCCGCAGGTTTTGTATTTACAGGGGAAAACAGGGGTTTTGTATTGGGCACCTTTGGATCAGGAGCCAGGAATAAAAGGAATTACGACTATTACAATGATTATTACAATTACTATTATTATAACAGTTTCTACCGTCGTCCCAGCACTTATGATCAAAACCAGGATAATACCCCTATTTCAGATGGCTATTATTCAGCTACAATTGGACCCGATGGACCAGGGAATATGAATTATTATCATTTCATAGATTTTTCCAATGCATATAAGTATATCAATAGTCCGGAAGCGCTAAGGACTAAAAGAAAAGCCGATAAAAAGAATTCAGAAAAAGATGATCCCGGCGGAAATAACAAGAAGTTTTCTCTCGATTATCGGTTGCTGATTCATCCGGTAAAATACTCAGGTGGTTCTTACCTGATGTTATCCGAAGCCTATCTTCCTGAATACCATACCATGACACAAATGGTCTATGACTATTATGGCAGGGCTATTCCATCGACTTATTCAGTTTTTGATGGTTACAGATATACCAATGCTTTCCTTGCATCCTTCGATTCAAGTGGTCAAATGCAATGGAATAATGGAATGGAAATGAGAGATATTCTTACTACCTATCTGAACCGGAAACTCAATATTTACCAGGAGAAAGATGAAACCAATCTTTTTTATAATGCCAATGCCAAAATTGCTTTCAAAACCATCAATAAAAGTGACATTGTTGAAGGTACAGCATTTACACCGGTAGCACCAAAACGTGCCACCGACCAATATATCAGTGAGTACCTGGGGTCAATAGAGTACTGGTATGGCGACTACTTCCTGGTTACAGGGTATGAATCACTAAGGAATAATAACCTTGATGAAAATAAACGGAATGTATTCTATTTGAGCAAAATGGCGTTCAGATAATGGCAGGAAAAGCCTGATTATCTTTATTTTCAACCATTTACAAGCAAGGTTTTATTTGATGGATTTGATCTCAACCCTTCTGTTGAGTTTCATCCCTTCCGCGGTAGCATTATCGGCAACAGGTTGTGTTTCACCAAAGAACCCCTTAACAATCCTGGAAGCATCAATTCCTCTTTTTGTGAAGAATTCAATGACATAATCAGCCCTGTTTTCTGATAGTTTTAAATTATAATTCTTGCTTTCCCTGCTATCAGTGTGGCCTTCAACAGAAATCCTGATTCCCGGATTATCTTTGAGCGTTTCAGCAACTTTATTGAGTAACTGATTATACTGAGCCAAAACTATATATTGATCAGTATTGAAATAGACGACCTCATTTACCAATACCCCTGACTCTTCGGGGCATCCATTATTAGCTGCAACACCAGCCACTTCCGGACATTTATCCAATTGATCGGCTATGCCATCATTATCTTTATCAGCACATCCTCCAAGCGATTTTAAACCGGCAATATCAGGACATTTATCTTCATTGTCAGCAATTCCGTCTCCATCACGGTCAGGGCAACCATTTAGTTCTTTCTTGCCAGCCATATCCGGACATTTATCATCCTTATCTGCAATACCGTCAGTATCTTTATCAGGGCAGCCTTTTAAATCCCTGGTACCGGCTTCAGTTGGGCAAGTATCATCCTTGTCAGGAATACCATCATTATCAGAATCTGGGCAACCCTTGAATTCAAGTTTTCCGGCATCTTTCGGACAAGCATCGTCATCATCGGAAATCCCGTCACCATCAGCATCAGGGCAGCCGAAAAGTTCAACTTTCCCAGCCCTGTCCGGACAGTTATCTTCTTTATCCTTAATACCATCATTATCCTGATCTTTTGGTCCACCAAATTTGAAAGTGAGCCCTGCCGATGCATAACTGTAATGATCTCTTGCTTTAACGGCTTCGTAGAAGTCAAGTGTTGCATCTTTAAAGGTAAGATGATCACCATACTCAATATTTAATGACACCCTTTTGGCAAGCCTGAATTCAGCGCCCAAGCCTAGTGGAACAAAAATCTCATTCTGCCTGGAATCACTTTTCTGCAACTGTGTACCCGTTGTAAAATCAGTGGTTGTTGAACTGAATGAAGTTAAACCGGCTCCGCCAAAGAAATAAAAATTAACCACTCTTTCCGGATTATAATCAGCAAATATTTCATTGATGTTCACCGTGACATTCAAAGCAGCGTCCCAGAAATCTGTATTCAGTTTCAATCCTTTATCTTCCCTTTCACTGGCTAGTTTTCCGGCTACAAATTGTCCTCTCAATCCAAAAACCGGAGAAAGCTGGTATCCCAAGGCACCACCAAATCCAAGTTTTGGAGTTTTGTTGAAAAAATCTTCTTTATTTAAATCTCCAAAGTATTCAGTAACTCCACCATTCACCTGGAGTGTCCAATGGCTTTTAAATAAAG
It encodes the following:
- the dnaK gene encoding molecular chaperone DnaK; the protein is MGKIIGIDLGTTNSCVAVMEGNEPVVIPNSEGRRTTPSIVAFTENGERKVGDPAKRQAITNPTKTVYSIKRFMGETFDRVSAEVGRVPFAVIKGDNNTPRVKIDDRNYTPQEISAMVLQKMKKTAEDYLGQTVTEAVITVPAYFSDSQRQATKEAGEIAGLTVKRIINEPTAAALAYGLDKKHRDIKVAVYDLGGGTFDISILELGEGVFEVKSTNGNTHLGGDDFDQRIIDWLAEEFKKDEGIDLKRDPMALQRLKEAAEKAKIELSSSSSTEINLPYIMPVDGIPKHLVRTLSRAKFEQLIDDLVRSTIDPCKNAMRDAGLSPSDINEVILVGGSTRIPIIQKTVEEFFGKAPSKGVNPDEVVAVGAAIQGGVLTGEVKDVLLLDVTPLSLGIETLGGVMTKLIESNTTIPTRKSETFSTASDSQPTVEIHILQGERSMATGNKSIGRFHLDGIPPAPRGVPQIEVTFDIDANGILHVSAKDKGTGKMQQIRIEASSGLTEAEIKKMKEEAELNAESDRKMKEEVDKFNSADALIFQTEKQLKEFGEKLPADKKAPIEQALTELKEAHKNRDLAQIDAAMASLNTAWQAASEEMYKATQQAPPPGAEQPGGNPGNEEAKKSDQEVTDVDFEEVK
- a CDS encoding choice-of-anchor J domain-containing protein, producing the protein MKKKLTLTVLTCLFLFSGTVLFAQGLETFANYPENTNAYHDGTFLGLDGSTWSYFQSRGDSMITAPTPTLGKNRTPTAEVRSGALVNGVGTLSFDYRQVFSTDVALNVLVNDILITTVTTVGQQGITLNSGAIAVNVSGSVTLKFIQASTAAGQVAIDNITWTAFGGGTPDPEPTNYPSAFAASGDGLKIKATWTDATGAQLPASYLVRISTSDNITAPVDGTYVGDDLDISDGSGSKSVAQGNQQYIFDGLEASKNYFLKIYPFSNSGSIVDYKTDGTAPSASARTQAILLKTDFQDGLLAPWTEFSVTGDEKWITDTISGNIFMRMSGYVGGTSFLNQDWLISPSLTLAAGSSPKLEFKTAMKFGTVADKFYLMVSTDYSTGDPSASTWTDLSGQATFSTGNYTWVSSGSINLTAYEGANTHIAFKYDCGTDNVPTWEVDDVYVTYNSGVGFNETPEANQVGIYPNPCTTGFQARIEGNDSYLLRIFSTSGAILLEKKIEKTDSFVSTRQLSNGVYVVEMTNLTSLGKTTQKLIVK
- a CDS encoding OmpA family protein, with translation MKVSIRIFTLMVIIALPIFLTAQDASVDVKPALFKSHWTLQVNGGVTEYFGDLNKEDFFNKTPKLGFGGALGYQLSPVFGLRGQFVAGKLASEREDKGLKLNTDFWDAALNVTVNINEIFADYNPERVVNFYFFGGAGLTSFSSTTTDFTTGTQLQKSDSRQNEIFVPLGLGAEFRLAKRVSLNIEYGDHLTFKDATLDFYEAVKARDHYSYASAGLTFKFGGPKDQDNDGIKDKEDNCPDRAGKVELFGCPDADGDGISDDDDACPKDAGKLEFKGCPDSDNDGIPDKDDTCPTEAGTRDLKGCPDKDTDGIADKDDKCPDMAGKKELNGCPDRDGDGIADNEDKCPDIAGLKSLGGCADKDNDGIADQLDKCPEVAGVAANNGCPEESGVLVNEVVYFNTDQYIVLAQYNQLLNKVAETLKDNPGIRISVEGHTDSRESKNYNLKLSENRADYVIEFFTKRGIDASRIVKGFFGETQPVADNATAEGMKLNRRVEIKSIK